CCGTCTAACAATCATACCTTGGCCTCAGCGAACTATTTTCCATTTTACATTTGTCCACGCACAGTGGCCGCCAACACTTTATTGACGACGACGCCGTCGCCGCATCTGCAGGTGGTGAGGGTGGTGGTTGGTGGTTGGAGGGAGAAGGGCGTAACAATGGCTGGAGCGCATCTGGCGGTTCTTCTACGTCGCAATAAACCCACTTCGATGGCATCGCAACACCGGACCCGATAGTGATTGGCCGGGCGGATTGGATGGATGTACGAGCACGGATATATAAAAGCATAATTGCTATGTGCCAGCGGCTTAATACGCATCGAGAACCTGAAGTGTCAACAATTCGGTGAAAACACTTAAAAGCAAACAATGATCCAATGATTAAATAATTCTGTAAAAAGAATCGGCATATAACAGAGAATACCAGTTATTAAAATAACAATAattattaaaataattaattttaaaaaaagaCCCCATATAAATCTTAACGAAAAACACACTTCACTATAAATAATACATTTAAACATTTAAGAATATAACTAAATAATTTCATCagttataaaaataaaatataaaaccAAACGAAAATTGTGCTAAATATAATTGTAAATCGTATTTAATAACTACATTTAATATCTATAAATATTGATATGAATGttttaaattgaaatattcAAAAAGCAAGGAGAAACCATATTTTGTTGAAAATTATTTTGTGTGTGGATCAAACGGTGCGTATACTGCATTTTTATACAACTTCATATAATATCtaatttattataattattaaattGAATGTAAAAAAGATGTGTTTTTGAAATTAGCGCAAAACAACAATAATCTACACAAAGTAGGAAAATTTCATAAACAAATAATAAATTAAAGCAAATGTTTGACTTTTGTTCTTGTTTCTAGTTTTGTCCGTTCTGTAAACAATTATTTCCGTGGCAGTGGCATAGTGTCGGGTTTTTCGAGAGGGGTATTTCGCAACAATGTGCCTTTTAGTGCTATTAAGCCAAACTTAAATCAAAGTACAACCTAATGAACTTATCTTTCAACATTTATTATGTCAACCCCTCGTTGGGTTACACCCCTGTTTGATCTTTTTTGGCCTCTCCAGCGCAGCCTTGACTCGTGCCTCATCCGTGGACCGACCATAAACTCATAACTTTTAACCTCATGTTTTTTTTCTATATACTCATTTGATTTAAATCATTTTAATTAGCTTTGATTGCTTCATTCCGTTCCGTAGTTCCGCCTTCATAGATCTCTGCGCGAAACTGTTTGACTTTGAGAATACTTTTCGAAATACAACAAATTTTATTTCGATGTGCTTCTGTTTTGTAGTTCtgtttttgatttgttttgtttggtaTGCTTTAAATTTGTCGGCAAGGTCGTTGCTTGTTTATTCGCAAAAGTGAAATGCAAATTATTCGTGCGGTTCTTCATTAATCGTCTGTCGTGCGATATAATCTATATTCATCTGTCATTTGTCTGATGTCTGATATCTTCTATACAGAATTCGCTCCTTTTTACCCACGTTACAGGAAAAGCATCTTCATACTCTTAAGATCAAATAAACATAATAAGAGAAGCTTAACACCCTCAGCCACCTCCTACGAGTATAAGCCATCTAGCACCTTCATAAAGCAACTAGTTAATAGCACCCGATACTCGGGGCTGCGGTGGCTGTCGGCTTTTACTTTGTGGTGTTGGTTATAAAGCCACAAACAAAAGCGTTTTATTGCCATCCAACCGCAGACAGTAGCAAACGTTGACAAACGCAACAGCCACCGGAAAAAAATACGAGCAGGAGCGAAAGGTTTTTGTGGGTACAAGTCGGAGATACCCTAGCATTACACTTGAGACAGAGTGAAGATGGTTAAATGGTTTATTAAATTATGAACAAATGAGAAATATAACCATGGATGAAGTGGAATGGAATTAGCATACATTTAAAGTGGGGCTTTTTGTTTTATATTGGAACAGATGGTGTTTGGGCTCTGTTTCCTTTTACTACCAACTCCTCCCAAAACCCAAACAAACCATTGTTTTAGGGTATCAAAAATAATTCATCGTTTCGACCAACTGACACAATGAGTGAGGCACAGCACTTTATGAGGCTAGGGATCGTAAAAGGCAGACACCAGAAGAGTAAGAGGATGTAGGACAACGTAATGGGTCCTTCAAAGATATTGATATTTTGCATCACAGCCTACGACAAGTGGCAAATGCGGTAGCGAGGAATGTGTAAAGCAAAGAGAATTATATTCAATTTGAGTACATGGTCCAAGGCGGAAGGCACTTGCGGGCACTTGGGGCACTTGGCACTCATAAATCCTATCGATATTTATGGGGGGAAACACATTTTgattgaaatgaaatgaaaaggGGCGAAATGAAAGCAGATAAAAGCCAACAGTATTTGATAATAATTATATATGTACAGTGGGTGCTCCCAAAATGGGAATTCAAGTAATTTTGACTATGAAAATGTTGGTGGTAGATTAAGAAAAAAGCACAACTTTTTTTGTGAGGCTTCTGTTTACCTTTGTATTATGAAATTTGATGTCAAAGTGAGTATCAAATTACAGGACAAAACCAAGTTTGCTGAATTTTAAAGAATTTGTCTTTAGGCAGATATTAGTTAAACgaactaaaaaaaaataaaaatcaaattaacAAAATTTGAAAAATCCATTTCCCGTAAGTTATATTTAAAGCCTTTTGCTGTTGTCCTTCGTTTCTCTAGTTTATTTGTCTATTAAAAGTTTTGTCAACCTTGCCCTTGTTCTTCCAATATCATATATCAAACAGCTTAAAACTTTTAAAAGTTACCTTTTACCCCTTTTTCCCAGCTAGAAAACCATCAGGCAAACCATTATTTACTTGCCTAAACCTCCTGGCTTTTCCTTGCCCATCCCCGACAAGTCTCATTATGGTTTTGAAAAGGATCCATGTTTATTTCGGTTAAACATCGCTGAGTCAACACAATAATACCACCATGGACCCATCCATTTGAGCCAACTAAAATAACATTTATGACGCTCGACTCGTATTTGTATTTGGCTGACAATGTGACAATGCCAGTTTAAGACACGATGAAAGCAATTTCTTTATTTTCcattacaaaaatatatatagattcatatatattttttttttaagaccCCATTCAAGGTGAGACTACAATTCGAGGgggaaatggatagcaggtTGACCGCCAACTCCAACCATTTTTACGCATTTTCGATTTCATGGTCATAGCCATCAAACCGAAAGAGAAAAACCAATGGCAACAGTCGTGTCGTTGTTGTTAACACTCCTCGCACTGGCCCCACTGAAATACTCAATACTGTAATACGGAATGACGAGCACAAAAAGGCGGGAAATGTGGTGCGGGGAAATGGGCGAATCGGGAGAGGGGAGAAAGAGAGGTAGTGCCTGGAAAGGGGGCAATACAGAGAGTACCATGTAGCAGTAGTGGGGCAACTTCAATCATTAACATAAAAGAAGGCATAGTATTGAAAAGCCGAAGGTAAAGATACCTTAACAGATCCACTGTTCCGAGAGcaaataattttaaatttaaaactgGTAAAGTTTTGTAGGATTTACTCAGAAATTACAAATAATTGTTTCTGGAACTGGAGCTTTTACTGTTTAAGATCCGaaaatttcggttttttttctcGCTCACTCGCTGTTTGGTTCTCTGGTAGAGAGACCGAGAAAGAAACATGGAAAGCATTAAAAAGGCATGAGTATAGCTGTGATTTTATGAATACTGTGGATACATGCAGGGCTCTAATACAGACGGACATCAGTAGATATTTCTCGCATTCTACGTGTTTCTATTTTATGGAGTGGCATTTTTTGCCTCCTCAGCTTTACAAACATTCAAAAGCATTCATACCTTCTGCCAGAGTAAGGGTACAACAACGAGTCACAGCAAGTGCCGCACTTCCCATGACCTTAGCCGAAAGTGGAATTGGTCGCACCATGACAACCCACATTATGTCCCCACCGCCCCCTAAAGCCCCAATACTCCCGTACCGCCATCTCCATCTCAACCACTTGTTGTTTTTGGCTGGCGTTTTGATTTGTTTTCTATGGAATTTCAAGCAGCATAATCATCCTCATCAACATCCAGCGATGACAACCACAACTGACCCAACACGTGCCCATCTAGGGGGACGGGCGCATGCACAATCGACTCATAGAGTGAGTAGAGGAGCAACGGTAACTTAATCTTCGTCTGGGTAGCGTCGGAGAGCTTTTTTGGGTATTGCGCAATAGAgctacatacgagtatgttgATAAACATTGTAGGGTCATCAACCCGACAGGTTCTGGTCCTCCTTCTACTTCTTTGCTGAGAGTCCAGACTTGATTTTACTCCTCTTTCCTTACTGAGTCCTGGTCCTGGACCTACCCTTTCCCATCTGAGAATACTGGTCCTTCGCCTCCTCTCTCGTTGGAGTCCGGAGCGTGTATGGTTTTTTGCTTTTTAATGCCTATGCCAAGGTCCGGTCGATGTCCTGATGAGTAGCGCAAACAAGAGTCCTGTTATTACCTCACATAAGGGGTACTCTCACTTATCTGGAATCAGAATGGATGTTTGGGGTGGAGCTCGAGATGAAAGATAAGCAGTTAATCAGCCAATGAGAAAATATTTGTTTGGCTTAGTGGGTGGAACTTGTTGCATAAATCTGGTGTGGGGTTTAATTTTCGGGGCACATGGCACACGCCTAGATGGCTTCAAGGGAAAACCGGTTGAAACGCTGATGGGCTTTTGCGGTTTTGGGTGTTCTTTTAAATGGTTCGGCGGCTTCTCAAGAAGATTTTTGTAATGAGTtcatataataataatttttagCATAAGTTTCTATAGATATATTATAATATAACAATATTATAGCAAGTTCCACATTCTTTGGGAttaaaaaaacataaaaaaatgTACCTTTTTACCGAGAATATAGTTGTATTATTCTGCCACATCTGTCTATCTTCTCACAACAACACCAGCCGTTACATCCTGTTCCCCGCCAGGGAGCGGAGTGAAAGTTTGCATGAAATTTGCCTTTCCATTGCTTTGAACTAGTTTCTATTTGAATAGGTTCTTTGGCTACAAAGTTAAAGtttaatcattttatttttatatcaTTAAAAAGTTCACTTTTTAGGTTGTTAATTTCGAATGAAAATAAGTTGATTTTCATTAAAAAGACTCGCATTTCGAACGGAGCTAAAAATACCCCCACCTTTTTTGGGGTACCCTTGGGTACCTAATTCAATCCACTCTTGTGTTCAGGTGATGCACTTATTCTATTCTTGTCAGAtcaaatatataaaattaggCCTCCCCATTGAGTATTCACTTGTAGCCTCACAGAATTATATTTCTCTCGTATTTCGTCAAAGCAGACCTTTGATATCGtttccatttcatttcattttagAGCTCGATTTTTGAGCCGTGATGTAACAGTCAAAACGAATACCCCTAACCATTTTTTTCTGGCCCTTAGAATGCTTCTCAGAACTCATTAATGTGCGCCCGAGCTGGCTCTTACACCTTGCCTGATTGCACCACGCTCTCCCCAATACCCGAAAACAAGAATGTTGTACAAAATATTCTGcgcaataaaaaaataataaggGGACAAcagaaagagggagagggaacACAGCCATGGAAGGAGAGGGAAAACAATTAAATTTAGTGTGGCACACTTTTTGGGATACGGGCGTGTGAAAACCAAGGCATGGCGGATGGATGATTAGCGGCTGAGGGTAAGGGCATTGCTCCAAAAGAGACAGAGCAGTGCTCTATCGTTCGTTATAATTAAATACAAATTAGCAACAAAAGTTTGCTGCTTTCGGGTGATTAAAGCCGTCGTCTGGCTACAGCAAAACTTTACAGATGAGACTTAAAGTCCTCCCAAAAACCACTTGATGCTCCgcattacgtatacgccaGGTTATGCGGAAATCGTGGGCCACTCAATGACTCAATGACTGGCGGCAGCTGGCCCACAAGACCCAGCCATAGATGGCGCTGGAGGACTTGGTAGATCCAGGAGCTGGAGCTCCAGGGATAAGGCCAATGGAGAACAACAGCCCGAGTCCGGGAAAACGCTTCATTAGGCACGCACAGTGCTGTCATGGCCCGCTCAAGTGTTTGAGTTTCAAATCCAACTAATTAAAATCTACGCAGCAAAACTTTGAGCGCAGTAAGCAATGGGGCACACGGCTGCAGAGAGCTGTTCATGGCTACGTAGTATGTAAGTCTCACAGAGCCAGAGGTAAGTGAGGACTGATGTCTGATAGATTTGTTTCACTTTGGCTCGACTGAAGTGTACAGTGCGCTCCGGCGACCTATTGGTGTTTTTACTGAAAATTAAGCCTTTCTGTAACGATTGGCAATCGGCTTGCTGGCTCATGAGTTCTACAACGCCGTGATTCACAAGTGTGAATCCTTGCCTTGAAGTGCACATTTTTGAATGTTCTTTGCTCGAGACAAAAATGAGGTTGTAGGCCTGGATGAGTTCTTGGAATTTAAACATATACCCCAGTATCTTTATGGGGATTTATTATTAGTTTTATTTAGTTATGAATTACTAGGGGAATTAACCTAGTACTAGTAGTAGGTCTAAGAATTACCCTGCAAAAGCGCGATATCAAGCCAATGCCATATTTTAAATATGTTCTTTTGTAAGATTGGTATTATTTTTTGACTTTAATTTTTTAGTGGCATTAATTATCTACAAAATAAGCTAATAAGCAGAATAAAATAAGTTTGAGTCGTTTTTGCCAGCCTTAACGTTTTGTGACGCACTGTAGTTACCACCTAATTGAGCTAACATATCGTTGGCACGTGTCGTTGAACTTTTTTGAGACCTTCTTCCTTCATTTCCTGTCCACATACACACCCACAATCACAGATACAAAAGTCCTCGCACACAAAGCCACACCACATCAAGCCATCGTGAGTCTGTCCTACTCTAAGGACGCGACAATACTCGCACTTGGAGATGGAAACCAAGGACACAAATGAGCAAGTGACATTTTGTGCCAAGTGATAATTGATATTTTATTGTTTGCTATTTTGTTCGAGTGTTTCTCTTCTTTCGTTTTTTGAATTGTTTTGACATCCCTCGCTAATCGGCTTGCGGGGCGTGGCCATGATAATAATAATGGCCATGACAATGACGCGCTGTGCACTGTGTAGGGTGTTGGCGCTTGTCCCTGGAACAGGGAATGCGACTGGGACCCAGACATATAGACGGAGGGATAACGCAAAAAGTGTCCAATAAATGTTTCATAGTTGTCGGTGGCTTGTTGCCGCTGACATTGTTGACCTTCTCAAAAGCACAAACAGACTTCCACTTTCCACCCCATGGCAGACCATATATGAGTGTACActctgtacatacatataatacatatatctaaAAGTATATCCATGGGTGGCCATAAAAAACATACACAGTGAACCTTTTGTTGGGTGTTCGCTTCTTATGTTAAAGTTTTTGTCTTGGAGCTCAAAAATATGCAATAATGCCGGGGCCGTTCAGTGACGGAGCTGGGGCCATAATAAGAATGCGACCTGGTCTAGACCTATTCCAGGAATAAAGGGCAACAGGGCTACAGGGACAGACACACTGGACTACAGGGATACAGGGCAAATAGTAGGGCTTTGATGTGGGTTAGGAGGCCCAGGAATCTATGCATACAAAGGTTATGTCAGTCATTTGGGGCAGACATATTGTCTCAGCCATGGGAaagccgccaccgccacccaATTACACGCAAAACAAAGCATCACTTATACTCCCAGGATACCCAGGATTCGTGGCGTAGAAGGTTGTATTGGTTTTGTGGAACAGCCGTCTCCTAAATAATGCATAGTTCTTAGCATAGGAGGTATCCTTTAGTCGTTATACTTATAATGCTCCACTAAAGTTCAACCACTTATTATTTTCCTCAGCAGACTTGGGATTTCTCCTACTTGGCTGCCATGAATGCCACTTCGCCAAAGTCATCGTTGGTCAAGCTCGGCCTCCACACCAACAAACAAAAGACGCTCAAGGTGATGGTGCTCGGCCAGAGCGGTGTGGGCAAGACGGGTAGGTTTCCTTTTGACATTTCGAAATTAGAAACCTTAAATACGTTAATCTGCATTACCATAGCCATGGTGGTACGCTTTATCACACGCCGTTTTATTGGGGAATATGACCCGAATCTGGAGAAGATATATACGTGCCAAACAACACTGGACAAAGAGCAGGTGCAGTTCGATATACTAGATGCCACAGGGCACTTACAGGTGAGTCTTTAATTTCGAATTATTAGACTACTGATTATTACATCTGCGGTTCCTTTTTTTAGGAACTGGATGGTGTTACTTTGGAGTCAAATATACGCTGGGCGGATGCCTTTATACTCATGTATTCCATAACGGACAAGTGTTCCTTTGATGAATGCAGTCGTTTGAAGTTCCTCATTAACTATAACAAGCGAAGACGTAAGCTGGGATCGGCTAGTAAAGTGAGTAACGGAGGCAAGGGCTCTACTTTAATACCCTAATCTCCAACTCTCGTTCTCTCCTCTCGATTTAGGAGTACACTTTGGATATACCGGTAATATTGGTAGGCAACAAGACAGATCAACCCGGAGATCGCATGGTAAGCCTAGAAGAAGGGCAGCGTCGCTTTAGAGAGCTCTCCTGCGCTTGTTTCCATGAGATATCCGTCAGAGAAAGTGTGGATCAGGTAATATCATGGGAGAAACACCAGTAGGAGAAAGATAACTCCAAATAACTTTTACGACTTTGCAGGTCCTCAATGTGTTTCGTGATGTGTTTCGCTTTTGGCGTGTGTTCACCAAATTTCCCAAGCTCAAACGTTCCACCAGCGATGTGGCGAATGCGGCCGATGGCATTCTGACACCTGATTCCGGATCCTGTTCCTTTTACGATGCCTCGTCGCTGGGCGCCGGCCGGCGTTCCTTCCTGGTCATTGGCAGTGCCTGCCTGGAGGAGAGCAGTGGAGGCGATCATACAGAGTCCACAGATGAGATTGCGAGCAGCAGTTTGAGCAGCTCACGAAGCGACATTGATGCCCCATTCCGGAGTCGAGCCTCGACAGATGGCACCCTGTTGTCTCGGCCTAGGAGATGGCGATATCCACCCCCTGGGTGTCTGCTGCCGCACACAAATCGCG
The sequence above is a segment of the Drosophila miranda strain MSH22 chromosome 4, D.miranda_PacBio2.1, whole genome shotgun sequence genome. Coding sequences within it:
- the LOC108164091 gene encoding ras-related and estrogen-regulated growth inhibitor, with amino-acid sequence MNATSPKSSLVKLGLHTNKQKTLKVMVLGQSGVGKTAMVVRFITRRFIGEYDPNLEKIYTCQTTLDKEQVQFDILDATGHLQELDGVTLESNIRWADAFILMYSITDKCSFDECSRLKFLINYNKRRRKLGSASKEYTLDIPVILVGNKTDQPGDRMVSLEEGQRRFRELSCACFHEISVRESVDQVLNVFRDVFRFWRVFTKFPKLKRSTSDVANAADGILTPDSGSCSFYDASSLGAGRRSFLVIGSACLEESSGGDHTESTDEIASSSLSSSRSDIDAPFRSRASTDGTLLSRPRRWRYPPPGCLLPHTNRVERRMSISTRGSNASY